A DNA window from Acetilactobacillus jinshanensis contains the following coding sequences:
- the ftsY gene encoding signal recognition particle-docking protein FtsY translates to MGLFSIFKRHSRKKKQASLKAKSLANEKAKANSSQNNVINEAQASSSVSASSEVSSSAVEASSVSSSVESSSSSESITSTSSNATKSSESASESASESKSASSEAKSASSSAESESAETKPAKSVETKSASSQSKESNITKTAKQNGKIYARGLARSRSTFGQKLNRLFANFRSVNDEFFDDLEDTLIESDVGVDMAVKISDALRKEVKLKNVKKRSEVQDVIIQKMIELYDEDGKNEDNQIHYAKQGPTVFLFVGVNGAGKTTTIGKMAYMYHQQGKKVLLAAADTFRAGAIQQLDEWAKNDHVDIVKRPEHSDPSSVVYDAVHKAKRENYDILFVDTAGRLQNKVNLMNQLSKMNKVLTRVIPDAPHEVMLVVDGTTGQNALNQAKLFNQVAKITGIVLTKLDGTAKGGIVLAIRHELHIPVKFIGFGEHVHDLTPFNASDFVNGLFEGLFK, encoded by the coding sequence ATGGGATTATTTAGTATTTTCAAACGTCATTCAAGAAAAAAGAAACAAGCATCATTAAAAGCTAAATCATTAGCAAATGAAAAGGCAAAAGCCAATTCAAGTCAGAATAACGTAATCAACGAAGCTCAGGCCAGCAGTTCCGTCAGTGCTAGTAGCGAAGTAAGCTCCAGCGCGGTTGAAGCTTCAAGTGTTAGTAGTTCAGTTGAGTCTAGCAGTTCTTCTGAATCGATTACTTCAACTTCTTCTAACGCCACAAAGTCTAGTGAGTCTGCTTCTGAATCGGCTTCGGAAAGTAAAAGCGCTAGTTCAGAGGCTAAATCGGCAAGCTCATCTGCTGAATCTGAATCAGCAGAAACCAAACCGGCTAAGTCAGTGGAAACCAAGTCTGCTAGCTCACAATCTAAGGAATCTAACATAACTAAGACGGCTAAACAGAACGGTAAGATTTACGCCCGTGGTTTGGCACGTTCTCGATCCACGTTTGGCCAGAAATTAAACCGATTATTTGCGAACTTCCGGTCGGTTAACGATGAATTCTTTGATGATTTAGAAGATACGTTAATCGAATCCGATGTTGGTGTTGATATGGCCGTCAAGATTAGTGACGCCTTACGTAAAGAAGTTAAGTTAAAGAACGTTAAAAAGCGTTCTGAAGTTCAAGACGTCATTATTCAAAAGATGATCGAGCTTTACGATGAAGACGGTAAAAATGAAGACAATCAGATTCACTATGCTAAACAGGGACCAACCGTTTTTCTCTTCGTCGGTGTTAACGGTGCTGGTAAAACTACTACCATCGGTAAAATGGCTTATATGTATCATCAACAGGGCAAAAAGGTTCTGTTAGCCGCTGCTGATACTTTCCGTGCTGGTGCTATTCAACAGTTAGACGAATGGGCCAAAAATGACCACGTCGACATCGTTAAACGTCCTGAACACAGTGATCCGTCATCCGTTGTTTATGATGCGGTTCATAAGGCTAAACGTGAAAATTACGACATTCTCTTTGTTGATACTGCCGGTCGTTTACAGAACAAAGTTAATTTGATGAACCAGTTATCTAAGATGAATAAAGTCCTGACCAGAGTTATTCCTGACGCTCCGCATGAAGTTATGCTGGTAGTTGATGGTACTACCGGTCAAAACGCTTTAAATCAAGCCAAGTTATTTAATCAAGTTGCCAAAATTACCGGGATCGTCTTAACTAAACTGGACGGGACCGCCAAAGGTGGGATTGTCCTTGCAATCCGTCATGAATTACATATTCCAGTTAAATTCATCGGTTTTGGTGAACACGTTCATGATTTAACACCGTTTAACGCCAGTGATTTTGTCAACGGCTTGTTTGAAGGATTGTTTAAATAA
- a CDS encoding putative DNA-binding protein has translation MDLAKNYRVNSLLEFYYPLLTKKQREYMQCYFIDDYSLGEISQDFKVSRQAVYDNLRRTVLILEKYEKELHLYKYFIARNRLIDRMQRYTQKRYPNDKHISSMIKKLEHIEDE, from the coding sequence GTGGACTTAGCCAAAAATTATCGTGTCAATTCACTTTTGGAATTTTATTATCCGTTGCTGACTAAAAAGCAGCGAGAATATATGCAATGCTATTTTATTGACGATTATTCACTCGGTGAAATATCACAGGACTTTAAAGTCAGTCGACAAGCCGTGTACGATAACCTCCGTCGGACAGTTTTAATTTTAGAAAAATACGAAAAAGAACTTCATTTATATAAATATTTTATTGCTCGAAATCGTTTGATCGATCGAATGCAAAGGTACACTCAAAAACGGTATCCTAACGATAAACACATTAGTTCCATGATTAAGAAATTAGAGCATATTGAAGATGAATAA
- a CDS encoding ATP-binding protein, translating to MALSYRQLLVAVPLVIKGGNVPNIVGEAGIGKSALVQDVAKRNHAKLFTTVVSLVEKGDLSIPVPPLTSDSFIKTKHYGTLADVQFGYSHTLIEIIKYAERYPDTSIYWFLDEFNRGSQAVQSELMNLVLQRSVNSLKLPKQVHIIIAENPDSSMTGFGQTDYGVVSGDAAIKDRTVRLVMKANLKDWLAWANTQDLKRHRQMIHPSVIKYLQENPGMLHNPKMSQDLYPTPRAWERVSDNLYELDQLDNQDRQSIQLDVLSGDLGIETATAFNSFLNQSLVAITPKSFVQDSLDKLTERFNKMDEAQKEHTLRMILKAKLSLNDDFAKKFLTLLTKVSSDGQYSLALSLSHTDWFDHLYNQIKSSQSLDLQKLYEAFIKISLAGY from the coding sequence ATGGCGTTATCTTATCGACAATTATTGGTTGCGGTACCGTTAGTGATTAAAGGTGGCAACGTCCCTAACATCGTTGGTGAAGCCGGGATTGGTAAATCGGCTCTGGTTCAGGACGTTGCTAAACGAAATCACGCTAAACTTTTTACTACCGTAGTGAGTTTAGTTGAAAAGGGTGACCTATCAATCCCGGTTCCGCCGCTAACGTCCGATTCATTTATAAAAACGAAGCACTACGGAACCTTAGCGGACGTTCAGTTTGGTTATTCACATACGTTAATTGAGATTATTAAGTACGCTGAACGTTATCCCGACACCAGTATTTATTGGTTCCTAGATGAATTTAACCGTGGTAGTCAAGCCGTTCAGAGCGAATTAATGAATTTAGTTCTACAGCGATCGGTTAATAGCTTAAAACTACCGAAACAGGTTCATATTATTATCGCAGAAAATCCTGATTCTTCAATGACGGGATTCGGTCAAACTGATTACGGTGTCGTCAGCGGCGATGCTGCGATTAAAGACCGAACCGTAAGATTAGTAATGAAAGCTAACTTAAAGGATTGGTTAGCCTGGGCCAATACGCAGGATCTTAAACGACATCGCCAGATGATTCACCCATCAGTGATCAAGTATTTGCAGGAAAATCCAGGGATGCTGCATAACCCAAAGATGAGCCAAGATTTATACCCGACCCCACGAGCCTGGGAACGAGTTTCCGATAATTTATATGAATTGGATCAATTAGATAATCAAGACCGTCAGTCAATTCAACTGGATGTCTTATCCGGTGATTTGGGTATTGAAACGGCAACGGCCTTTAATTCATTTTTAAATCAGTCGTTAGTTGCGATTACACCTAAGAGTTTTGTGCAAGATTCGTTAGACAAATTAACGGAACGTTTTAATAAAATGGATGAAGCTCAAAAAGAGCATACCCTTAGGATGATTTTGAAAGCTAAATTGTCCTTGAATGACGATTTTGCGAAGAAGTTTTTAACGTTACTTACAAAAGTCAGTTCAGATGGACAATATTCACTAGCGTTATCACTTAGTCACACCGACTGGTTTGATCATCTTTATAATCAAATTAAATCTAGTCAGTCTTTAGATTTACAAAAATTATACGAAGCATTTATTAAGATTAGTTTAGCTGGCTATTAA
- the rimM gene encoding ribosome maturation factor RimM (Essential for efficient processing of 16S rRNA), which translates to MNYYDVGYVVNTHGIKGELKVASKTDFPKQRFAKGSQVYLKTSLKRIPLTVDGCRTQMDLYLIHFKGYDNINDVLFMKHHLLQIDEKAHQQINLKPDQYFYQQIIGLKVVDVQGHPIGTVSNIMKTGANDVWVVSRPGKHELLLPKIKQVIKKVDFSHHQVIVQLMEGM; encoded by the coding sequence ATGAATTATTATGACGTTGGTTACGTTGTGAACACCCACGGAATCAAGGGTGAATTAAAAGTCGCATCCAAGACGGATTTTCCTAAGCAGCGTTTCGCAAAGGGAAGTCAGGTATATCTCAAGACATCGTTAAAACGCATTCCGTTGACCGTTGACGGTTGCCGGACGCAAATGGACTTATATTTAATTCACTTTAAGGGCTATGACAACATTAACGACGTTCTGTTTATGAAGCATCATCTCCTTCAAATTGATGAAAAAGCACATCAACAGATTAATCTGAAGCCTGACCAATACTTTTATCAGCAGATTATCGGCTTAAAGGTCGTCGACGTTCAAGGTCATCCGATTGGTACCGTTTCTAATATCATGAAGACCGGTGCTAATGACGTTTGGGTTGTTTCACGCCCTGGTAAGCACGAACTCCTTTTACCGAAAATCAAACAGGTCATCAAGAAAGTCGACTTTAGTCATCATCAAGTTATCGTTCAATTAATGGAGGGCATGTAA
- the trmD gene encoding tRNA (guanosine(37)-N1)-methyltransferase TrmD: MKIDVLSLFPDMFKGPMGESMIGKAIERGILNLKITNFRDYSKNKHHDVDMPPYGGGAGMLLQPQPLIDAYQAVQKQNQASGIPKGKVLLMDPAGKRFTQHEAEKLSHEKHLTFVCGHYEGYDERIKSIVTDEYSLGDFVVTGGELPAMIMIDAISRLIPGVLGDKQSAPTDSFSMGLLEFPEYTRPADFRGMKVPSILLSGDHQKIRLWREKQALKKTLLKRPDLLKKKHLSLKQKHMLSDIKIDLRDHQD; encoded by the coding sequence ATGAAAATTGACGTTTTGAGTTTATTCCCCGACATGTTTAAAGGTCCCATGGGTGAATCCATGATCGGTAAAGCTATCGAACGGGGAATTCTAAATCTAAAAATCACTAATTTTCGTGATTATTCTAAAAATAAACATCATGACGTTGATATGCCTCCATACGGTGGCGGAGCTGGCATGTTACTTCAGCCTCAGCCGTTAATCGATGCGTACCAGGCGGTTCAAAAACAAAACCAGGCTAGCGGGATTCCAAAGGGTAAAGTCTTGTTAATGGATCCTGCTGGGAAACGTTTTACTCAGCACGAAGCCGAAAAATTGTCGCACGAAAAGCACTTGACGTTTGTCTGTGGTCATTACGAAGGTTATGACGAACGGATTAAATCGATTGTGACCGATGAATATTCGTTAGGTGACTTCGTTGTAACCGGTGGTGAATTACCAGCCATGATTATGATTGATGCTATTTCCCGGTTAATTCCCGGAGTATTAGGCGATAAACAGTCGGCACCAACCGATTCATTCTCAATGGGCCTGTTAGAATTTCCTGAATACACTAGACCTGCTGATTTCCGCGGGATGAAGGTTCCGTCAATCCTGTTAAGTGGAGATCATCAGAAGATCCGGTTATGGCGTGAAAAGCAAGCTCTAAAAAAGACCTTGCTTAAACGACCGGATTTATTAAAGAAAAAACATTTATCGT
- a CDS encoding DUF2201 family putative metallopeptidase, with amino-acid sequence MRLTLGQQIIHYQQQRNSNNSQLLCDRIISRGIIHLIQRQPFYGILLAKIDRINNQRLQSPFSLGWYQHKIKLEYNPDVFAEWINTERDLLFWLEHEALHLIWLHPVRYPRANELTQMATDIAVNQLIPIKVQNQVTLEQINRSWGLSLIPNMNSKVYLNQLKQFLDKQQGKSKDKRLVNRKIKHVLKRKSDDHRFWGSESQVSRQAKTVQLKRLIKRSYQNTGAKARGTLPGRVHEQLQKLNVHSSINWRAYVKMGLGSVPFGRKTSRARFNRRQAYRMDLMGTVSNYIQPVQIFVDNSGSMGDQEISFLLAQLGDFLKHMPVNVGVYDFDTEVHVLEHYHANNYHQLKFTRVGGGGTCFQCIFNYCHQHLNTNRNQLIIILTDGFGEDHLRYYGFDNLLWILTEPKTKFSVKNVRGQLISLVNDPILRANRGL; translated from the coding sequence ATGCGATTGACATTAGGTCAACAGATTATTCATTATCAACAGCAACGAAATTCGAACAATTCTCAGCTGTTGTGTGATCGAATCATCAGCCGGGGAATTATCCATCTGATTCAACGTCAGCCGTTTTACGGGATTTTACTAGCTAAAATTGATCGGATCAATAATCAACGCCTTCAGTCACCGTTTAGCTTAGGTTGGTACCAACATAAGATTAAGCTTGAATACAACCCGGACGTGTTCGCAGAATGGATAAATACTGAGCGTGATCTATTATTTTGGCTTGAACATGAAGCACTGCATTTAATCTGGTTACACCCGGTTCGTTATCCGCGAGCTAACGAGTTAACTCAGATGGCTACCGATATTGCCGTTAATCAGTTGATCCCGATTAAAGTCCAAAATCAGGTTACTTTAGAGCAAATTAACCGTAGTTGGGGCCTCAGCTTAATTCCTAACATGAATTCTAAAGTGTATTTGAATCAGTTAAAGCAATTTTTAGATAAACAGCAGGGTAAATCCAAAGATAAACGACTCGTTAATCGTAAAATTAAGCACGTATTGAAACGAAAAAGTGATGACCACCGTTTCTGGGGCAGTGAATCACAAGTCAGTCGACAAGCTAAAACGGTTCAGTTAAAACGATTAATTAAACGTTCGTATCAAAATACGGGTGCAAAAGCCCGTGGTACCTTGCCTGGACGAGTGCATGAACAGCTTCAGAAACTTAATGTTCATAGCAGTATTAACTGGCGAGCATATGTCAAAATGGGTCTTGGTAGCGTTCCGTTTGGCCGGAAGACATCACGAGCCCGCTTTAACCGTCGCCAAGCCTATCGGATGGATCTGATGGGCACCGTCAGTAATTATATTCAGCCGGTTCAGATTTTCGTTGATAATTCTGGATCAATGGGTGATCAAGAAATTAGCTTCTTATTAGCTCAGTTAGGTGATTTTCTGAAACACATGCCGGTTAACGTTGGCGTTTATGACTTCGATACTGAAGTTCACGTGTTGGAGCATTATCACGCCAATAATTATCACCAGCTTAAATTTACCCGAGTTGGTGGCGGTGGAACTTGTTTTCAATGTATTTTTAACTACTGCCACCAACACTTGAACACGAATCGAAATCAATTAATTATTATCTTAACCGATGGTTTTGGTGAAGATCATTTGCGATACTACGGCTTTGATAATTTACTCTGGATCTTGACCGAACCTAAGACTAAATTCTCGGTCAAAAACGTTCGTGGTCAGTTAATTTCATTAGTTAATGATCCAATTCTGCGTGCAAATAGGGGGCTCTAA
- the ffh gene encoding signal recognition particle protein, with translation MAFEGLTSRLQKAFRDLSGKGHVSKSDLRKTMRQIRLALLDADVNFDVVRKFVRQVQDKAVGANVLEGLNPSQQIVKIVDEELTKTMGTKAVPLNKAKTIPTVIMMVGLQGAGKTTTAGKLALRLKTAHKAHPLMIAADVYRPAAVDQLVQVGQQIKVPVFQMGTHHDPVDIVKAGLAQAHRDHNNYVIIDTAGRLQIDTKLMNELKRIKALAKPNEILLTVDAMTGQNAVKTAKGFNDALDITGVALTKLDGDTRGGAALSIRAVTHKPIKFVGEGEKLQDLDIFHPDRMASRILGMGDILTLIDKAKKGYDKKKAEKLTKKIQENTFDFNDFLAQLNKIQHMGPLKNIMKLIPGMANNPIMKKANMNPKQMDHIKAIVYSMTKQERAHPEILTPSRKRRIARGSGRPIQIVNRVIKQFNSMKKLMNQMSNGNFGGLGKMNKMMKRMGGKNPMGGMMGNNPMSQMSKFGMRGMAKKAKQAKKKRRRLQKMLRRR, from the coding sequence ATGGCTTTTGAAGGACTTACGAGCCGTTTACAAAAAGCCTTTCGTGATTTAAGTGGTAAAGGTCACGTTAGTAAATCAGATTTAAGAAAAACAATGCGTCAGATTAGATTAGCTTTACTCGATGCTGATGTTAACTTTGACGTTGTTAGAAAATTTGTTCGACAGGTTCAGGACAAGGCCGTTGGTGCAAACGTTCTGGAAGGTTTAAACCCAAGTCAGCAGATCGTTAAGATCGTTGATGAAGAATTGACCAAGACGATGGGAACTAAAGCGGTTCCGTTAAATAAAGCTAAAACGATTCCAACTGTCATTATGATGGTTGGTCTTCAAGGTGCCGGTAAAACTACAACTGCCGGCAAGTTAGCTTTACGTTTAAAGACCGCTCACAAGGCCCATCCATTAATGATTGCTGCTGATGTTTACCGACCAGCCGCCGTTGATCAATTAGTTCAGGTTGGCCAGCAAATTAAAGTGCCAGTTTTCCAGATGGGAACCCATCATGATCCGGTTGACATTGTAAAAGCTGGGTTAGCACAGGCTCATCGTGATCATAATAATTACGTGATTATTGATACCGCCGGTCGTTTACAGATCGATACCAAATTAATGAATGAACTGAAGCGAATTAAAGCTTTAGCTAAGCCGAACGAAATTCTGTTAACGGTTGATGCCATGACCGGTCAGAATGCCGTTAAAACGGCTAAGGGCTTTAATGATGCTTTGGACATCACTGGAGTTGCCCTAACTAAATTAGATGGTGATACCCGTGGTGGTGCCGCACTATCGATTCGTGCCGTCACCCATAAACCCATCAAATTCGTTGGTGAAGGTGAAAAACTTCAAGACCTAGATATTTTCCATCCAGACCGAATGGCTTCCCGGATCCTAGGGATGGGTGATATCCTAACCCTGATTGATAAAGCTAAAAAGGGCTACGACAAGAAAAAGGCTGAAAAGCTTACTAAGAAGATTCAGGAAAACACCTTTGACTTTAATGATTTCTTAGCTCAGTTAAATAAGATCCAGCACATGGGCCCGTTAAAGAACATCATGAAGTTAATTCCTGGGATGGCTAATAACCCGATCATGAAGAAGGCTAATATGAATCCAAAGCAGATGGATCATATTAAAGCCATTGTTTATTCCATGACTAAACAAGAACGAGCTCATCCTGAAATCTTAACTCCGTCCCGTAAGCGACGCATTGCTCGTGGATCAGGTCGACCGATTCAAATCGTTAACCGAGTCATCAAGCAATTTAATTCCATGAAGAAATTAATGAACCAGATGTCCAACGGTAACTTTGGTGGTCTTGGTAAGATGAACAAGATGATGAAGCGCATGGGCGGTAAGAATCCCATGGGTGGCATGATGGGCAACAATCCAATGTCACAGATGTCTAAATTTGGCATGCGTGGAATGGCCAAGAAAGCTAAACAGGCCAAAAAGAAACGTCGTCGTTTACAAAAGATGCTAAGACGTAGATAA
- the rpsP gene encoding 30S ribosomal protein S16: MLRIRLRRMGSKRNPFYRIIVSDARKSTRGSFVQQVGYYNPLTHPSTVKLDGEDVMKWLKNGAQPSDTVKNLLSRAGIMKKYHDAKYAKK; the protein is encoded by the coding sequence ATGTTAAGAATTCGTTTACGTCGTATGGGTTCAAAGCGTAATCCATTTTACCGAATCATTGTTAGTGATGCTCGTAAATCAACCCGTGGTAGCTTCGTACAGCAGGTTGGCTATTACAATCCATTAACTCATCCATCAACCGTTAAACTTGACGGAGAAGACGTCATGAAATGGTTAAAGAACGGTGCTCAGCCTTCTGATACCGTTAAGAACTTATTATCTCGTGCCGGTATCATGAAGAAGTACCATGATGCTAAGTACGCTAAGAAATAA
- a CDS encoding KH domain-containing protein yields MTNFDELIKTIVKPLVKHPEDVTIKHKETDRFHEYHLQTNPSDIGRIIGKKGHVAQTIRTIVYSVRVSGNKRIRLIIDDGKNKN; encoded by the coding sequence ATGACTAATTTTGATGAGTTAATCAAAACGATCGTAAAACCTTTGGTGAAACATCCAGAGGACGTTACGATTAAGCACAAAGAAACGGATCGTTTTCATGAATACCATTTGCAGACTAATCCTAGTGATATTGGTCGCATTATTGGTAAGAAAGGGCACGTTGCCCAAACGATTCGGACCATCGTTTATAGCGTTCGAGTATCCGGTAACAAACGGATCCGTTTAATTATTGATGATGGTAAAAATAAGAACTAA